The nucleotide sequence AGGAACGCCTCCGGGTCGCGGACGATGGCCCGCCCGAGGGCGACGCGCTGCTGTTGGCCGCCGGACAGCGACTTGGGTTTCTTCTCGAGGAGTTCGCCGATCTCCAGCAGGTCGGCCACGTCCTCGACCCGTTCCTCGATGTCGGCGTCCGAGAGGTCGGTGGAGAGCCGGAGTCCGAAGCCGATGTTCTCCCGCACGTTCATGTGGGGGTACAGGGCGTAGTTCTGAAACACCATCGCGATATCCCGCTCGCGCGGTTCGAGGCCGTTCACGCGAGTCGTCCCGATCGAGATGTCGCCGTCCGTCGGGTCCTCGAGGCCCGCGATCATGCGGAGCGTCGTCGATTTCCCACACCCCGACGGGCCGACGAGGACGAGGAACTCCTCGTCCTCGATTTCGAGAGACAGGTCGTTGACCGCGACGATGCTACCGTTGTTGAACGTCTTGCTCACGTGATTGAGTGCGATTTGTGCCATGGTTACTGTCGAGAATACGGTTGTCGGTGGTCGATGCGAGAGGCGGGGCCACCGCGAGGCGAACGGGTCATTGCTTGACCGCTCCCATCGTCAGGCCGCTCACGAGATATCGCTTGACGATGACGCCGAAGGTGACCATCGGCAGGAGGATGACGACGCCGGTCGCCATCACCCGCCCCCAGAGCGTCCCGGTCTGGGTGACCAGTTGCGACGCCGCGACGGGCATCGTCTGCGTGGCGTTGCTGGTGAAGATCAGCGCGAAGATGAAGTCGTTCCACGAGAAGACGATGGCGATGATGGCGGTGGCGCCCATCCCCGGCAACACGAGCGGGAGGGACACCTTCCGGAACGCCTCCCACTTGGTGGCGCCGTCGATACGCGCCGCTTCCTCCAAGGCCTCGGGCACCTCGTCGAAAAAGGAGCGCATCAACCAGATGGCAAAGGGGAGGTTGAACGTCGTGTGGGCGATGATGAGCCCGATGTGGGTGTTCAGCAGGTTCAGCGCGTTGTAGATGTAAAAGAGCGGGATGACGACGACGACGATGGGCGCCATCCGGGTGCTGATGATCCAGAACGCCAGATGTTTCTTGCCCTGGAGGTCGAGCCGCGAGAGACCGTACCCCCCGACGGTTCCCAGTCCCACGGAGAGGACGGCCGTGCCGAGCGCGACGATGACGCTGTTGACGAGGAAGGGCGTCACCGGGTTCGCGCCCAGGAACATCTCCTGGTAATACCGAAGCGTCGGGTCGAAGAATATCGTCGGCGGGAACTCGAACATCGACCGCCGGATCTTCAGCGACGAGAGCGCCATCCAGGCCAGCGGGAGCAGCGTCCAGACGGAGATCAACGCCAGCGCCACGACCGGTCCGTATCGGCGGACCGGTTTCGGGAGTGCCGTTCGTGTGGAACTACTCATCGTCGCCGGCACCTCCCATGATCGTCTCGACGAACGCAAGGCCCATGAGGATGGTGACGATCAGCAAGACGATGCCGGTAGCGGAGCCGTACCCGAGGTTGTAAAACCGGAGCGCCTGCTCGTAGACGTAGAGCCCGACGATCTTGGTCGAACTCGACGGACCGCCACCGGTCGTGATGAACACCTTCGCGAAGTATCGCATCAGGTCCATCGAGCGCAACAGGAGGGCGATGGCGATGGCGGGTCGCAACAGCGGGAGCGTCACGTGCCGGAACTGCGTGATGCCGGTCGCGCCGTCGACGCGCGCCGCCTCGTAGAGGTGTTCGGGGATGCTCTTCAACCGCGCCAGCACGATCAGGACGATCAGCGGCGTCCACTGCCACGTGTCCATCAGGATCACCGCGGCCATGGCGCTGGTCGAGTCCCCGAGAATCGGCTGGTTGACGAACAGTCCGACCTGGTTCAGCAGGTACGTGTACAGTCCGAACGAGGGATCCAGGAGGAACTGCCATATCAACCCCACGACCACGGGCGCGATCATCATCGGCATGATGATGATACTCGTGAACACGTTCTCGCCTTTGATGACCCGGTGGAGCATCACCGAGATGAAGATCCCCAGCCCGAGTTGCAGGCCGAGCGACCCACCGACGTAGATGGCCGTCACCTTCCACGAGTTCCAGAACCCGCCGTCCGCAGCCATCTCCGCGAAGTTCCCGAGGCCGATGAAGATCTGCTCCTCGACGGGGGTGAAGTTGACCTCGTGGAAGGACAGGTAGATCATTACGACCAGCGGGATGATGCTGAGTACCGCGAGGGTGATGATGCTCGGTAGGAGCAACAGCATCTCGAACGAGACGGGAAGCGACTCCAGGATCGAGCCGCCGGACTCGTCCGGCTCCTCTCCGACGTACGCGTTCTGGACGCCGGAGACCTCCATCGCCTGTTTGTGTTGGGCCATTATCGTATCTCCTCCAGGTGGTGTGTAATCT is from Haloplanus salinarum and encodes:
- a CDS encoding carbohydrate ABC transporter permease → MSSSTRTALPKPVRRYGPVVALALISVWTLLPLAWMALSSLKIRRSMFEFPPTIFFDPTLRYYQEMFLGANPVTPFLVNSVIVALGTAVLSVGLGTVGGYGLSRLDLQGKKHLAFWIISTRMAPIVVVVIPLFYIYNALNLLNTHIGLIIAHTTFNLPFAIWLMRSFFDEVPEALEEAARIDGATKWEAFRKVSLPLVLPGMGATAIIAIVFSWNDFIFALIFTSNATQTMPVAASQLVTQTGTLWGRVMATGVVILLPMVTFGVIVKRYLVSGLTMGAVKQ
- a CDS encoding carbohydrate ABC transporter permease, which produces MAQHKQAMEVSGVQNAYVGEEPDESGGSILESLPVSFEMLLLLPSIITLAVLSIIPLVVMIYLSFHEVNFTPVEEQIFIGLGNFAEMAADGGFWNSWKVTAIYVGGSLGLQLGLGIFISVMLHRVIKGENVFTSIIIMPMMIAPVVVGLIWQFLLDPSFGLYTYLLNQVGLFVNQPILGDSTSAMAAVILMDTWQWTPLIVLIVLARLKSIPEHLYEAARVDGATGITQFRHVTLPLLRPAIAIALLLRSMDLMRYFAKVFITTGGGPSSSTKIVGLYVYEQALRFYNLGYGSATGIVLLIVTILMGLAFVETIMGGAGDDE